The following are from one region of the Deltaproteobacteria bacterium HGW-Deltaproteobacteria-6 genome:
- a CDS encoding long-chain-fatty-acid--CoA ligase: MNIGRLADDNIQRFGEYEFLYHDGHRHTNVAMNRAANRLGNALKGLGIRKGDRIGVQLLNCPQLVQSFFAAFKAGAILVPINPSLRVPDLAYIYKDAGLSVLISSESCLENINAARRETPDLKAVILVEETGRDDVLFFDQFIEKASDRLAPEETENDDTAVMIYTAGTTGNPKGVMLTHFNWYTHVSGYYDLVLLDSWGMTARGTLHEQDGGQAKSSSPEGEVFGVSRNRVSLITLPLFHGYGVFALSLEFLTGGKLVMLSRWDPVLAMDAIQKHRVTDFRGVPTMYIQLLNHTLAAQYDLSSLKTCICGSAPMPLEIARSWKQKYGIDIWEGYGLSEATTVNCGNVAGRRPPKYGSIGLCYQKFNTIKIFDDQDRALPAGQTGEIVIKGPGVMKGYWNKPLETAEAIRNGWLHTGDIGHMDEDGYIFITDRKKDMIIRGGENIFPREIENILYRHPAVLEAGVTGIPDPVYGEAVKAFVVLKRQGEVTEEDLMNFCREQLPTYKRPKAVQLMDALPKSAVGKILRRELRKLG, translated from the coding sequence ATGAATATTGGACGGCTGGCAGATGACAATATCCAAAGGTTTGGCGAATACGAATTTCTTTATCATGACGGACACCGGCATACCAATGTCGCCATGAATCGCGCGGCCAACAGGCTGGGCAATGCTTTAAAAGGGCTGGGAATCCGGAAGGGCGACCGGATCGGCGTCCAGCTGCTGAATTGTCCGCAACTTGTGCAGTCTTTTTTTGCCGCGTTCAAGGCGGGCGCCATACTGGTTCCGATCAATCCGTCTTTGCGCGTGCCGGATCTGGCTTATATTTACAAGGATGCCGGCTTATCCGTCCTCATCAGCTCTGAAAGCTGTCTGGAGAATATCAACGCGGCCCGCAGGGAAACACCTGATCTGAAGGCGGTCATTCTGGTGGAGGAAACCGGCCGCGATGATGTTCTGTTCTTTGATCAATTCATTGAAAAGGCTTCCGACCGTCTGGCGCCTGAAGAAACGGAAAACGATGATACGGCCGTGATGATCTATACGGCGGGCACCACCGGAAATCCGAAAGGCGTCATGCTGACGCATTTCAACTGGTACACCCATGTCTCGGGTTATTACGATCTGGTCCTGCTGGACAGCTGGGGCATGACGGCCAGAGGGACGCTGCACGAACAGGACGGCGGACAGGCCAAAAGCAGCAGCCCCGAAGGCGAGGTTTTCGGCGTCAGCAGAAACCGCGTTTCGCTCATCACGCTTCCTTTGTTCCATGGCTACGGGGTTTTTGCCTTGAGCCTGGAATTTCTGACCGGGGGCAAACTGGTCATGCTCAGCCGCTGGGACCCCGTTCTCGCCATGGACGCCATTCAAAAACACAGGGTCACGGATTTTCGCGGCGTACCCACCATGTATATTCAACTGTTGAACCACACCTTGGCCGCGCAGTATGATTTAAGCTCGCTTAAAACCTGCATCTGCGGCTCCGCGCCCATGCCCCTGGAAATCGCCCGCAGCTGGAAGCAAAAATACGGCATCGATATCTGGGAAGGCTACGGGCTCAGTGAAGCAACCACCGTCAACTGCGGTAATGTGGCGGGGCGGCGGCCGCCCAAATACGGCTCCATCGGCTTGTGCTACCAGAAGTTTAATACCATTAAAATATTCGACGACCAGGATCGCGCACTCCCGGCCGGACAAACCGGTGAAATTGTGATTAAAGGCCCCGGCGTAATGAAAGGCTACTGGAACAAGCCTCTGGAAACGGCCGAGGCCATTCGCAACGGCTGGCTGCATACCGGAGACATCGGACATATGGATGAGGACGGCTATATCTTTATCACGGACAGAAAGAAGGACATGATCATCCGGGGAGGAGAAAATATCTTCCCGAGGGAAATAGAAAATATCCTGTACCGGCATCCCGCGGTTCTCGAAGCGGGCGTCACCGGCATTCCCGATCCGGTTTACGGTGAGGCGGTCAAGGCCTTTGTCGTTCTGAAGCGGCAGGGCGAAGTCACGGAAGAGGATCTGATGAACTTCTGCCGGGAGCAATTGCCGACCTATAAACGGCCGAAGGCCGTTCAGCTGATGGATGCCCTGCCGAAAAGCGCCGTCGGCAAGATTCTCCGCCGGGAACTCCGCAAACTGGGCTGA
- a CDS encoding cold-shock protein codes for MSEGKVKWFNESKGFGFIEKSDGGDIFVHFSAIQAAGFKTLAEGQSVSFDVVQGAKGPAAENVKLL; via the coding sequence ATGTCAGAAGGTAAAGTAAAATGGTTCAACGAAAGTAAAGGTTTCGGGTTTATCGAGAAGAGCGATGGCGGGGACATCTTCGTCCATTTCAGCGCGATTCAGGCTGCTGGTTTCAAGACGCTGGCCGAAGGCCAGTCTGTGAGCTTCGATGTTGTTCAGGGTGCAAAAGGCCCGGCAGCGGAAAACGTGAAACTCCTTTAA
- a CDS encoding sigma-54-dependent Fis family transcriptional regulator has product MKILIVDDEEVSLSSVKRILKWHGLKNVEICDNGREAIKKIRRDNFDIVLLDLLMPEVDGMQVLESTKPFCPQTEFIILTAVDDIPTTVKAMRQGAYDYLVKPVDNELLFLSIERAYERKGLLAGLSINASCEAADIPPSFADTLTQSTQMKALISYAQVMARSGNPILITGESGTGKELMARGIHRAGPSPAGPFVAVNVSAIPSTMFESQFFGHAKGAFTGADGSHAGFFEQADSGTLFLDEIGELPIGLQSKLLRVLEDKTFTPLGAQSPVRVDVRLVSATNTELDRACQEGKFRIDLLYRLRSAYICLPPLRERRNDIPLLAAGFLQKACLRHKKDISGFTTAAMQLLTHKDYPGNIRELSQIVENAVLLADGPVITPALLGGNGAQNGQVSASSRSLCTLRENDAAHVQFVLNSTGGNRRETARILGITLRQLQRKLAEAK; this is encoded by the coding sequence ATGAAAATATTGATTGTCGACGACGAAGAGGTGTCCCTCTCTTCGGTTAAAAGAATACTCAAGTGGCATGGCCTGAAGAATGTCGAAATCTGCGACAACGGCCGGGAAGCGATCAAAAAAATCCGCCGGGATAATTTTGACATTGTCCTTCTGGATCTGCTCATGCCCGAAGTGGACGGCATGCAGGTGCTGGAATCCACCAAGCCTTTCTGTCCGCAGACGGAATTTATCATCCTGACCGCCGTGGATGATATTCCGACCACGGTCAAAGCGATGCGCCAGGGCGCGTATGATTATCTGGTCAAACCCGTGGACAATGAACTGCTCTTTTTGTCTATCGAAAGAGCTTACGAGAGAAAAGGACTGCTGGCCGGTTTATCCATCAACGCCAGCTGCGAGGCGGCTGATATTCCGCCGTCGTTTGCCGACACGCTCACGCAAAGCACGCAAATGAAAGCTTTGATTTCCTATGCCCAGGTCATGGCCCGCAGCGGCAACCCGATCCTGATTACAGGGGAGTCGGGCACCGGCAAGGAATTGATGGCGCGCGGCATTCACCGGGCGGGCCCATCGCCTGCCGGTCCTTTTGTGGCGGTCAACGTTTCCGCGATCCCGTCGACCATGTTTGAAAGCCAGTTTTTCGGCCACGCCAAAGGCGCGTTTACCGGCGCGGACGGGAGCCATGCGGGATTTTTTGAACAGGCGGACAGCGGCACACTGTTTCTGGATGAAATAGGCGAGCTGCCCATCGGACTGCAATCCAAGCTGCTACGCGTTCTGGAAGACAAAACCTTTACGCCGCTGGGCGCGCAAAGCCCCGTGCGCGTGGATGTCCGGCTTGTCTCGGCAACCAATACCGAGCTGGACCGCGCGTGTCAGGAAGGCAAATTCCGCATTGACCTCTTGTATCGTCTGAGGTCGGCTTATATCTGCCTGCCGCCTTTGCGGGAAAGAAGAAACGACATTCCGCTTTTGGCCGCCGGCTTTCTGCAAAAAGCCTGTCTGCGCCACAAAAAGGATATTTCCGGATTCACCACCGCCGCCATGCAGCTGCTGACGCACAAAGACTATCCCGGAAACATCCGCGAATTGTCGCAGATTGTGGAAAATGCCGTTCTGCTGGCTGATGGTCCGGTCATCACGCCTGCGCTGCTGGGCGGAAACGGAGCGCAAAACGGACAGGTTTCCGCGTCCAGCCGCAGCCTGTGCACGCTCAGGGAAAATGACGCGGCGCATGTGCAGTTTGTTCTGAACTCCACCGGCGGCAACCGCCGCGAAACCGCCCGGATTCTGGGAATAACGCTTCGTCAGTTGCAGAGAAAACTGGCCGAGGCGAAGTAG
- a CDS encoding tat (twin-arginine translocation) pathway signal sequence — protein sequence MGELLKTDRRGFLKQGIALGVAAGSSVILGKTDSIWAKDVTPNSPDLVAVKNGQPDTLFKKAISLMGGMGQFVKKGQTVVVKPNIGFAGRPEMCATTNPLLVRTVVEHCLAAGARKVYVFDNATMAGSAAENCYRISGIEEAARKGGATVVPGNEEKYYKEVKIPGGKVLKSAKVHELLLSSDVFINVPILKSHSYAHLTAGMKNLMGVVWDRMTYHMSGLDQCIADFCLYRKPDLNIVDAYRVLMKNGPSPPRSESAAARDIELKKTLLISRDIVTVDAAAAKIFGSDPERIRYIRTGHEQRIGNMHLDKLKIATHAM from the coding sequence ATGGGAGAATTATTAAAAACGGACCGGCGCGGATTTTTGAAGCAGGGGATTGCTCTGGGGGTTGCCGCGGGCAGCTCGGTTATTCTGGGTAAGACGGACAGCATCTGGGCTAAAGATGTGACGCCGAATAGTCCCGACCTGGTCGCGGTAAAAAACGGTCAGCCGGACACGCTGTTTAAAAAGGCCATTTCCCTGATGGGCGGCATGGGGCAGTTTGTTAAAAAAGGGCAGACGGTTGTGGTCAAACCGAACATCGGTTTTGCCGGACGGCCGGAGATGTGCGCCACGACCAATCCGTTGCTGGTCAGGACGGTTGTCGAACATTGCCTGGCGGCGGGCGCCAGGAAAGTTTATGTGTTTGACAATGCCACCATGGCCGGCAGCGCTGCGGAAAACTGTTACCGGATAAGCGGGATTGAAGAAGCGGCGCGAAAAGGGGGCGCCACGGTTGTTCCGGGGAACGAAGAAAAGTATTATAAAGAGGTAAAAATTCCCGGAGGCAAAGTGCTGAAATCCGCAAAAGTCCATGAACTGCTGTTAAGTTCGGACGTGTTTATTAATGTGCCCATTTTAAAAAGTCACAGTTATGCCCATTTGACGGCAGGCATGAAAAATCTGATGGGAGTCGTCTGGGATCGCATGACCTATCACATGTCCGGTCTGGATCAATGCATTGCCGATTTCTGCCTGTACCGCAAGCCGGATTTAAATATTGTTGATGCCTACCGGGTGCTGATGAAAAACGGGCCTTCTCCCCCCAGAAGCGAAAGCGCGGCCGCCCGCGACATTGAACTGAAAAAGACGCTGCTGATATCCCGGGATATTGTCACGGTGGACGCCGCCGCGGCAAAAATATTCGGAAGCGATCCGGAAAGAATCCGCTATATCCGGACAGGCCATGAACAGAGAATCGGCAATATGCATTTAGACAAGCTGAAAATTGCCACGCACGCAATGTAA
- the coaD gene encoding pantetheine-phosphate adenylyltransferase has translation MKKQNRIAVYAGTFDPVTIGHLWMIKSGANLFDKLVIAVGTNPDKKCHFSLKDRIKMLQESIAGYENVTIDKYPNKFLVKYAESIGARFILRGIRSTTDYEYEKSLSYVNRHFNSEIATVFLLPPREMIEISSSIVRGLVGPEGWEEVVGKYISPHVLKRFMLKNKL, from the coding sequence ATGAAGAAACAGAATCGAATTGCGGTGTATGCGGGGACATTTGATCCGGTTACTATCGGCCACCTGTGGATGATTAAGTCGGGGGCGAATCTATTTGACAAACTCGTCATAGCGGTTGGAACCAATCCGGACAAGAAGTGCCATTTCTCTTTGAAAGACAGAATTAAAATGCTTCAGGAATCGATAGCAGGATACGAGAATGTCACGATCGACAAATACCCGAACAAATTTCTGGTCAAGTATGCCGAAAGCATCGGCGCCAGATTTATTTTACGAGGAATCAGGAGCACGACCGATTACGAGTACGAGAAATCTCTGAGCTATGTTAACCGTCATTTTAATTCTGAAATAGCGACGGTGTTTTTATTGCCGCCAAGGGAAATGATCGAAATCAGTTCCAGCATCGTCCGGGGACTGGTCGGTCCTGAAGGATGGGAAGAGGTTGTCGGCAAATATATCTCGCCGCACGTCCTGAAGCGATTCATGTTAAAAAATAAGTTATAG
- a CDS encoding tRNA dihydrouridine synthase DusB, whose amino-acid sequence MMIYLAPLQGITDRIYRNLFPVYFKGVDAAIAPFISSSKKMKPDNKLLREFYPENNTGIPTIPQIMSSAPADFIMIANKLYDVGCGTVNWNLGCPYPMVVRKGRGAGLLCDPVRVESFLETAMPLLKPNLSIKLRIGLKYPDEVLELMPIFNRFPIEELVIHPRTGAQMYGGNVDLDIFGQCLDMSKHRVVYNGDIDSFEKFELLTKRFGSIERWMLGRGLLANPFLAEKIKFNTEKPYAERIKIIRGFHDHLFAEYLKILSGPSHITNKMKAVWTYLGDFFEDGAKIKKRIWKTHHRDNYLDVINKIFSETPVSKA is encoded by the coding sequence ATGATGATATACCTTGCGCCCCTTCAGGGGATAACCGACAGGATTTATCGCAACCTGTTTCCTGTTTATTTTAAAGGCGTTGACGCGGCGATTGCGCCGTTTATCTCCTCTTCGAAGAAGATGAAACCGGATAATAAACTTCTGCGCGAATTCTATCCTGAAAACAATACAGGCATCCCCACAATACCGCAGATCATGAGTTCAGCGCCTGCTGATTTCATCATGATCGCCAATAAATTGTATGACGTTGGATGCGGCACGGTAAACTGGAACCTCGGCTGCCCGTACCCCATGGTTGTAAGGAAGGGCAGGGGCGCGGGGCTTCTCTGCGATCCGGTCCGGGTCGAATCTTTTCTCGAAACGGCCATGCCTCTCCTGAAACCGAATTTGTCGATCAAGCTCAGGATAGGGCTGAAATATCCCGACGAGGTGCTGGAGCTTATGCCGATTTTCAACCGGTTTCCGATCGAGGAGCTGGTCATCCATCCGAGAACCGGCGCACAAATGTATGGAGGGAACGTCGACCTTGATATTTTCGGACAGTGTCTCGACATGTCGAAACACAGGGTTGTCTACAATGGAGATATCGATTCGTTTGAAAAATTTGAGTTGCTGACAAAGCGGTTTGGATCAATCGAACGGTGGATGCTTGGCAGGGGACTGCTGGCCAACCCTTTCCTTGCGGAGAAAATTAAATTCAATACGGAAAAGCCTTATGCTGAAAGAATCAAAATCATCAGAGGTTTTCATGATCATTTATTTGCTGAATATCTGAAAATATTGTCCGGCCCCTCGCATATCACCAATAAAATGAAAGCCGTCTGGACTTACCTGGGAGACTTTTTTGAAGACGGGGCGAAAATAAAAAAAAGAATATGGAAAACACATCACCGGGATAATTACCTTGATGTTATCAATAAAATATTCAGTGAGACACCCGTTTCAAAAGCGTAG
- a CDS encoding 4Fe-4S ferredoxin, producing the protein MNLVTLRKSFSLLIFFLFILLFTVGESAADFLSSLLLPFQLVPALLHSLANPGVLFVSGLMILAALCLVFGRVYCSFLCPLGVMQDGFIFLARKARIRLNHKTEKPYNRVRYSLLAVTLVTAVSGSMILLNFLDPFSLAGRLITHLGDPVVAALRSTYIGILKYFDIYLFDGAMNPVPLSLLMTTVMFLFLIIFMSLRGGRLYCNTVCPVGTLLGLIARFSLFKISFKGGRCNDCGCCENVCKGGCIDLSKMQIDHSRCVNCFNCLKACSQSAISYRLPLADDDQKGWSPARRGFIFRSIAAAGSLALVFNSGIRNVAASSAVEQEDIPVTPPGSGGVAHFTNACSACHLCVNICPTKVLVPSMFAYGIGGFMQPQMDYRKSYCDFECKACGRVCPTGAIIDLPLADKKQTQIGVVQLLKEECIVYVKHQNCGACGEVCPTSTIYSVNKNDVLYPEIDDQYCIGCGACEKACPTEPKSIIVKSNPLHKKAVKYVLPAEVVQPKKADKDFPF; encoded by the coding sequence ATGAACCTGGTGACGCTCAGAAAGAGTTTTTCCCTTCTGATCTTTTTTTTATTTATCCTGCTGTTTACCGTCGGGGAAAGCGCAGCCGATTTTCTTTCTTCGCTCTTGCTGCCGTTCCAGCTGGTTCCCGCCTTGCTGCACAGCCTTGCAAACCCCGGGGTCTTGTTTGTTTCCGGACTGATGATTCTTGCGGCTCTTTGCCTTGTTTTCGGCAGGGTTTACTGTTCCTTCCTGTGTCCGCTGGGCGTAATGCAGGATGGTTTTATCTTCCTGGCGCGCAAGGCGCGCATCCGCCTGAATCACAAAACGGAAAAGCCGTATAACCGGGTCAGATATTCGCTGCTGGCCGTCACGCTGGTTACCGCCGTATCCGGTTCCATGATCCTGCTCAATTTCCTTGATCCGTTCAGCCTGGCAGGCAGACTGATCACGCACCTGGGCGATCCTGTCGTTGCGGCACTGCGCAGCACTTACATCGGCATCCTCAAATATTTTGATATTTATCTGTTTGACGGGGCCATGAATCCTGTGCCGCTTTCTTTGCTGATGACAACCGTCATGTTTCTTTTCCTGATTATTTTTATGTCCCTTCGCGGCGGCCGCCTTTATTGCAATACGGTCTGCCCCGTGGGAACGCTTCTCGGGCTCATCGCGCGATTTTCTCTTTTTAAAATTTCCTTTAAGGGTGGCCGGTGCAATGATTGCGGGTGCTGCGAAAATGTCTGCAAAGGAGGCTGCATTGATCTGTCCAAAATGCAGATTGACCACAGCCGCTGCGTCAACTGCTTTAACTGCCTGAAGGCCTGTTCCCAATCCGCCATCAGCTATCGCCTGCCGCTTGCGGATGATGATCAAAAAGGCTGGTCGCCTGCGCGCCGCGGTTTTATTTTCAGATCAATCGCCGCAGCGGGATCGCTGGCGCTGGTTTTCAACTCCGGGATCCGCAATGTTGCCGCTTCGTCCGCCGTCGAACAGGAAGATATACCGGTCACGCCTCCCGGCTCGGGCGGCGTTGCTCATTTTACCAATGCCTGCAGCGCCTGCCATCTGTGCGTGAACATCTGTCCGACAAAGGTTTTAGTGCCGTCAATGTTCGCCTATGGCATCGGCGGTTTCATGCAGCCTCAGATGGATTATCGGAAAAGCTATTGCGATTTTGAATGCAAGGCCTGCGGCAGGGTTTGCCCGACGGGAGCCATCATTGATCTTCCGCTCGCGGATAAAAAGCAGACGCAGATCGGCGTTGTACAACTGCTTAAAGAGGAGTGTATCGTCTACGTGAAACATCAGAACTGCGGAGCCTGCGGCGAGGTGTGTCCCACCAGCACAATTTATTCGGTCAATAAAAATGATGTCCTTTATCCGGAAATCGACGATCAATACTGCATCGGCTGCGGGGCCTGTGAAAAGGCCTGCCCGACCGAGCCGAAATCGATTATCGTGAAATCCAACCCGCTGCATAAAAAAGCGGTGAAGTATGTTCTGCCTGCGGAAGTCGTCCAGCCCAAAAAAGCGGATAAGGACTTTCCGTTCTGA
- a CDS encoding DNA-3-methyladenine glycosylase I has translation MKRCEWADQSESMRSYHDHEWGVAIHDDRSLFEFLVLEGAQAGLSWSTILKKREGYRKAFDNFDAGKISRYSEEDISRLLGNSEIIRNRLKIKAAIANARAFLQVKEQFGSFDHYIWQFVKGKPVQNSWKKIADIPASTPESEAMSRDLQKRGFKFVGKTICYAFMQAIGMVNDHVAGCFRHEAVRNSDR, from the coding sequence ATGAAACGCTGTGAATGGGCCGATCAGAGCGAGTCCATGCGATCCTATCACGATCATGAATGGGGCGTGGCGATTCACGACGACAGAAGCCTGTTCGAGTTCCTGGTTTTAGAAGGCGCGCAGGCGGGGCTGAGCTGGTCCACCATCCTTAAAAAACGGGAAGGTTACAGGAAAGCATTTGACAATTTTGATGCCGGGAAGATCTCCCGATATTCCGAGGAGGACATTTCCCGATTGCTCGGTAACTCAGAGATCATCAGAAACAGGCTCAAAATTAAGGCGGCGATCGCTAATGCCCGTGCCTTCCTGCAGGTCAAGGAACAATTTGGCAGCTTTGATCATTACATCTGGCAGTTTGTCAAGGGAAAGCCCGTTCAGAACTCATGGAAAAAGATAGCGGATATACCCGCAAGCACCCCCGAGTCTGAAGCCATGAGCAGGGATCTGCAGAAAAGAGGATTCAAGTTTGTCGGGAAAACAATTTGTTATGCGTTCATGCAAGCCATTGGCATGGTCAACGATCATGTGGCGGGTTGTTTCCGGCACGAGGCTGTCAGGAATTCTGATCGATAA